ttagagaagaaagagaaaggcatccaaattggaaagaaaaaagtataactATCTATACTCTCAGATGGCATGatcctatatatagaaaaatctcaatccacaaaaaaaaaaaaaaaaaaaaagactaaacctGCTAAAGCTAATAAAATCAGCAAAGTTGCAACCTGCAGGGTACAAGAGCAACacataaaaatcagttgtgtttctgtaccctagcaatgaacaatctaaaaaggaaaatgcttttaaatttcatttataatagaatcccccccccaaaaaaaaaataccggagaataaatttaaccagaaGGTCAAAGATTGTACATTGAAAACTAAAAGACATATTGCTgatggaaattaaagaagattcaaagaaatggaaagacatcctgtgtTTATGGATCGtaaaacttaatattgttaagatggcaatactatCCAGAGCAATCTACAAATTAAGTGCaatcccatcaaaataccaataggCTTTTTTGCAGAAATGACAATTTGTATGAAAATATAAGGGGCCCCAGCTAGgtaaaacaacatttaaaaaaaagaacaaagttgaacaactcacacttcccaattttttttttcacacttctgattttaaaacttattacaaagctaccTGTAGTAGTCAGGGTCCTCTAGAGATACTAAATTAATGttagacatcttttcatgtgcttattggccattcatatCTCTCTTTTGTgtgtctattcaaattctttactcattttaaaaattgggttgtctttgctattgagttataagagctctttatatatttcagatcctagagccacacacacacacacacacaaacacacacatgattTATTTTAAGGTATTGGTTTatgcaattatggaggctgggaagtcccatGAAATACTATCTGCAAGTTGGATACCAAGGAAAGCAGAGGGTGTTGTTTGAAGGCCTAAGAGCCTAGGGGCCAGTGATGTGAATTCCAGTCCAAGTTCAAAGGCCTGAGAATCAGGAGTGTGTGAGGGCAAGAGAAGACAGATGTCCTAGCTAggcatacaggcagagggaggacaaaTCTAACTTTCCTCCATCCTTTTGTTTAATTCAGGCCCTCAGTGAATTGGAGGGTAGTCATCCATATTGGGAAATCTACTTTACTCAGTAAAGTGTATTTCACTCAGTACACCAGTTCAAATACTAATCTCTTCCAGAGACAACCTCACAGATACACCCAGAAATAAAGTTTAATCAGATATCTGGGTATTCGTTGCCTAGCCAGGTTGACATAAAATTGAGCATCCCATTACATCAATCAAAATAGTGTGCTgctggcataaagatagacatatagatcagtggaacagaattgagaatctAGAACTAAGTCcgtacatttatggtcaattgaccTTCAACAAGGTTGCAAAgaattcaatgggaaaagaagagTCTCTTCTGATGCCAAGACAACTTGCAAAAGAGTGAGGTTGAATTCCTacttcacaccatatacaaaaacaaactcaaaatggatcaactgaaatataaaagctaaaattataaaactcttaggagaaaACATCAAAGTAAATATTGGATTTAGCAATGGATTCtgagatgtgacaccaaaagcatgaggaacaaaagaaaaatacataagttgagcttcatcaaaattaaagttttatgtgTTAAAGGAcattaaaagtgaaaagacaaccaacagtacaagagaaaatatttgcaaatcatatatcaaaggctctagtatccaaaatatataaagagctcttataactcaagaaaaaaagacaacccattatttttttttaagtttttttaaaaatttttatttctttatgatagtcacacagagagagagagagaggcagagacataggcagagggagaagcaggctccatgcactgggagcccgacgtgggattcgatcccgggtctccaggatcgcgccctgggccaaaggcaggcgctaaactgctgcgccacccagggatcccccaattcttaaaatgagtaaagaatttgaatagacataCAAAGAAGAGATATAAACGGCCAATAAGCTCATGAAAAAATGTCTAACATTAATCAttctggaaatgcaaatcaaaaccacaatgagatatcatatCAAAGCCACTaggatggatatatatattttttaaagtaacaagtgttggtgaagatgtgggaAATTAGAGCCCACatacattattggtgggaatgtaaaatgtaacagctcctatggaaaacagttgggcagctcctcaaaaagttaaacatagaaataccatacaactAAGCAATGACACTCCTAGGCATAtgcccaaaagaactgaaaacaagtaCTCAAATACATATTCGTACAAGAATGTTTATGGCAGCCTTATTCACCATAGCCAAAGGTAGAAATAACCAaagtgtccattaacagatgaatctATAAACAAGTCCTCTTATGCACatgcaacagaatattactcagctataagaagaaatgaagtactgatgctacagcatggatgaatctcaaaaatgttatgctaagtgaaggaaaccagatacaaaaggccacatgttatatgattccatttatatgagatgtccagaataggtaaatccacagagaTGAATTGAAGATTTGTGGAAAAGGGACAATAGAAGGTGACTACATACTTGGTACAGGGATTGCTTCGggggagatgaaaatgttttagaactaGACAGAGGTAGGTAGTGTTTGCATTACAATCTGAATGTACTACCACtggattgtacactttaaaatggttaattctatgttatgtgaatttcacttcaattaagaagaaaaaaaaaagctcactaGTGTGGGTCTCCCCAGGGCTGTCTGCCCTGTGTGTACTCAGCCTCACACTTGCTCACAGGAACAAGGAAACTGTTGAGGGAGACTCAGGCCTCTGGCTGAGCTGTAGGAGCAGCCCTTCCTCCCTTACAAATGTGAGCCCTTGAAGGCAAggcctgggtctttttttttttttttaattagtttcagagtagaaattagtgattcatcagttacatataacacccagtgctcatggcatcacgtgccttccttaatgcccatcacccagctaccccatcccccactcacatttccagcaaccctcaatatCTAGAGAACCCTCGAGTTCCCTAGAGTTCAaaatctcttatagtttgccctccctctcaattttcatcttattttgtttttctttcccttcccctatgttcatcttttttttttccctatgttcatctgtttgtttcttaaattccacatatgagtgagatcatacagtatttgtttttctctgattgacttatttcacttagcataatatcctctagttccatccacatcattgcaagtggcaagatttcattctttttgatgctaacattctttagtgtatatatatatatatatatatatatatatatatatatatgtatatatgtatatatttatacacacacaacacatcttttttatctattcatctgtcagtagacatctaggctcttttctattgtgaacattgctgctataaacattggggcgcATGTGCATCActttgtttgtatcctttggataaatacctagtagtgcaattgctgagtggtggggtagctctatttttaacttttttgaggaatctccatactgttctccggagtggctgccccagtttgcattacCATGaacggtgtaagagggttcccctttctgcatccttgccaacatctgctatttcctgagttgttaattttagccatcctgaccaATGTGAGTTagtatatctcattgtggttttgatctgtatttatttccctgatgctgagtgatgctaagcattttttcatgtgtctgtttctgttggctgtttgtatttcttctctggggaaatgtctgttcatgtcttctgaggTCAAAGCCTGGGCCTTGGTCACTCTATACCCCACTGAGCCTGAAGGCctctggaaaagaagaaaagtttaaaaaaaaaaaaaaaaaaagcagagagaagaggaggaagagaaaagagtgaCCAGAATTAGGGTCCAGCTCCACCCTTCACGTCTGTGGGACCTTGAGTATCCggacttttctgagcctcagtcgCCTCAGCTGTCTTGGGGAGTCACGACCCGCCCAAGGCAGGAGGCGATCGTGCAATTGCTTGGCTGCAGGACGGCGGTGTCACCTCCTCACTGGAAAGCAAGAGATCCCAGCGGGCTCTTTAGAAACGCACCAAAGACTTTTGAAATACCGGGAGGATGAAGCGGAGACCTTGCCAGCCTCACACCAGACTCCCTCCCCTACCCAGCTCGGTccgtcctccccgccccccccccccccccccccgccacaacCAACCCACCCcagcggccccgccccgtcccgctCCCCACCCACCGGCAGCCAGGACTGTCTGAGCAGAGTCCCGCCGGGACCTGGCTCCCAGGCCTGCCGAGATGCAGCCGGGGCTCTGGCTCCTCCTGGCTGCGCAGCTCGCAGGTAAGACGCCGAGACGCGCGGGGCACGCGGGGCGGGTGGTCTGCCCTGGACCCGGGAAGGGCTGTCCCGGTAGGATGAAGAGCCCAGAGGCCAGGACTGTGGGGACCCTCGAGAGGCAGGAGGCGGCGTGGCAGGCAGAGACCCTGAGGGTGGAAAAGAAATCCACCCCCCCCGAATTCATTACTTCAGGAatccctggagccccaggattgaggcTACTTGCCCCAAAAgcctggagggggagggaagagagaagagagggaggtaGGGGGATAGgatttaagaaggaagaaaagagaaaggagaaggaggaatagagaggaaggaaaaaacgCCCTCGTCTAGGGTTCCTACAGGGATGTGACCCCAGGAAGATTCCAGAGGCTCTGTTCTGGCCTTGGTGTCCCACACTTGGCCCAGGGTCCGTAGACACATTTTTAGTACTTCCAGGGGTACAATCTGCTGAACACCAGTCTACTGCCAGTTCTGGGACAGGTAGGACAGAGTATTGTCTGGGGGTTCCCCGTTTCGCCAGTACTCCCTGGCTTGTGTGTGCGCTGCGTGGTGTGGCCCCCAGAACAAGCCCATTCCATTTGGAATGTTGCAAATGGGCATCTCCACCAGCTCTCTCACAAGCCCAATCAGACTGCCTTTTGGAGGCACCCCAAACGGCCCCCTAACCTGTGGCTGATTGCTCTCTTACCCCAAAAGCCCAAAGCTGGCCATCCTGCCAAAGGTGGCAAGGTTTGTCAGCCTCCTGCTCTGACCCAGTGAGCTCAACCGTATCTCAAGTAGAAGCTAGTGGAGGCTCTTCAAAGCTAGTGGTTATTGCTGATCATTTTAGAAACAGCAGGTCCCTCTGAGAATGGAATCACTGGGAGAGGGTCAAACGAATCACGTGAGGTCACCTGGGTAGCAAGGCCTGGCTCTGTGTCTGGCACATTGATGGGGCTTAGCCACGGCCCGGTGGCACAACAGGGACACAACAGAGAGACCAGGCCGTGTCGCAGCTTGCAAGTCTGCATGTCAGGACACAGGACACAGGGGAACATACACAAAAAGCCCAGGGTCCTTTGGGGTCCCTTTGTCCCTTAAGAAGACACTTCCGGGCTTTCTTGGAAGAACTTCAGGAGTCTATGTATTTGCAGATTCATAGATTCATTTGCAGATTCACTATGTGCACAGGGGAACATGACAGCAATTCAGGAGAGGATCACAGGTCTCCTCGATTCAGGAAACGGATCAAAGCTCAGGTTCTGGGGTCCCAGACCTTAGTTTGAATCAGGATCCACCACAttcaggctgtgtgaccttgagcatgcTCTTAACTTCcttgagcctctgtttcctcatgcGTAAAATGGGTGTAAAACAAGATCTGGTGAGGATTAAGTGACATAATGCTGGGCACAGTTCAGTAAAGATAGGCATCACGGTTTCTTATTATCTTCCCCAAGATGCCAATGACCCCCAAGCAGTGAAGAACCTCTGCTCTGCTGAAAAGACAGTATGGGGTTTAGGGAGAAAAGAGCAGGGCCAGTAGGCACTTGGGCACTAGGTACCATTTCATTCTTGATGCACACAGAAGCTCGGAGTGGTGTGTGAGTGGAGTCAAGAAGCTTACATTTGTGGCCTGCGATGGGGCCATGAAGCCTGAGATACAAGCATTGGCAGGATTGTGACTCTAGGCCACAACCTCAATAGGCCAGCTCCCCTtgggtaaacacacacacacacacacacacacacacacacatcctctggCCTCCTCTGCCCACCCAAGTCTGTGCCCTCCCATTCCTTGCtgctcctgggtctctgcctgggTTTGTAggatctccctctgccccacagcTAAAATGGAAGGCTCACCAGGCCAGATTCTGTTTGTTGGACTTGGCTGTGAAGGACCCATTCAGATCTTTCCTAAGATGTCATCTGCTGCCTATAACAACCCCTGTTGAATGAGACACTTAGACAATGATTTACCCATGTGGAGTATTTTACAGTTTGCAGTAGGTTTTCTTGGACATTCTAACCCTCAGAGGCAAGCAAGACAATGACCCCAAACTGCACTTCTCTTAAAGAGCAGAGACAGACTAGTTAGTTGACTTCCTGCAATCCCACTGCAGATAGTGGGCAGAACCTGGGTTCAAGGCCAGGTCTCGGAGTTCTGGTCTAGTTCTCCACGAACTATACCCTACTTGCCAGTGCTTCCCATCTTGAGATGAAAATGAAACCCCAGTGGTGCTGCTTCTGGGGTGTCTGCCCTTCGCCTTGGGAATGGGGACCCAGTGACCTATCACTTGCTAGGCTGAGGGGTGACAGGCTATAGTTGCACCTATGGCAATAGTGAGTTTCTCTTGCTTGATGACCCAGTTGTCATCACTGTCCAGAAAGGGTGTCTGGTCCTCTTTAAGACTGGCCAGCCCAGCGCTGGGCGCTGCCTCTGGTTCAGGGCTCCTCTGGGCTGCCTGAGTCTCCTTTACCCACTTTGAGCCTGTTGATGATCTGTATACAGATGGCAGCAGGACAAGGTGAAAGGCAACCAGCTTTGACTTCAGACTTTGAATCTTTGAGTAAGGTCACTTACAAGCTGTTGGTGAGACTTTGAACAAGTAACTTCATGCCTTGGTATCTTCATCTGTGTAATGGGGataaaaaaatccccaaataaatTTGAGATTGGATTAAGATAATTTATGCAGAGTCAGGCATATAAGCAAGCAATCGATAAATGGCCGCTCTTTCCCCATCCCCTCTGTCAAACTGACCGTAGGAGACACCTGCCTTGCAGATGGTCTCCGGGGAGGTGGGGCACTTGAACTCTGAGTCCATGAGCCATCAGCTGCGGTTAGCACAGTTCCTGGACCCTGGAACTGGGCAGATTCTTCCACAACTTTCCTTTCGATGCTTGACTCTGACTCAGAGGGAAAACGCGTTGATGATAtctgctccttctgctttttGTAGCTCTCCGTGGCAGCTCAGTACTCCAGCAGGTCCCTGTGTCCATAATGGTTCAGACCAACCAAATGGTGACAATGTCTTGTGAAGTCAGAACCTCCCCCACCAGCACTCGTATCTACTGGCTGAGACAACGCCAGGCTCCCAGCCCGGACAGTCACCACGAGTTTCTGGCCTTCTGGGATCCCAAAAAAGGGATTGTGTATGACCAAATGGCGGAGCAAGAGAAGCTAACTGTGTTTCCGGGAACAACTCGGTCCATTCTCAATCTCACAAGACTGAATCCTACAGACAGTGGCGTCTACTTCTGCATGACCATTGGGAACCCCCAGCTGACTTTCGGGAAGGGAACTCGGCTGACTGTGGGTAAGAATCTAGCTCAGTGATATCGAGGAGCATGGAGCACCTACTGCGTGCTGGGTGTGTGCCTGGCACTGGAGCTGCCTCCACTCTCAGCGAGCCCCCCTCTACAGGAGCAGATGCCAGCCAGGAGCAATAGTGCTGTAGCTAGAAGGAACAGACTTATCCGGGGCCAAGCACATGCAAGTGTTTCAGTAGGCATTTTACTTCCTGCTGCCATCTACCCTGGGAGGTAGGAAACCGACTCCTATTGCAGATAGGGTGATTAGAAGCATTAATGCTTCTTCTGGGGACAAGGCAGTGCTGTCCTTCAGCTACATCAGCCCTACCTGAGGCTCTACCTAGATGGGGCTTCGTTCCCTGACCTGACAGTGGCCTCAGAAATTCCCACCAAGTGTGCACATCAGAAAAGAATGTCCTCACTGCCTGGACATCCCCAGAGAAAGCATTTCTAGGGCCAGCAGTTGTCCTTATGTTCTGAATGGGGTGCTATGGCTCAAACCTACTCCCAGAGGTACAGGGAGTAAGGAGAATAGAGCCCAGGCCTGGCTGCAAATCCTGCTGTGTATTCACTGTGTGCATTTGCATCggtccctctcctccctgggcttcagttttgCCATCTGTATCATGTGGCTGCTGTTGGCCTCCATGACCCCCTCGAACCCTGAGAAGCTGCAGCTCTGGCAGTTAAGTCAGTGTGcctaatagaaatatattataaGCCAcagatgtgatttaaaaatatctaataccacattataaaaagaaacaagtgggattaatttaaatactgtatttttaaccCAATGTATCAACAATATCATCATTTTAACTTATAATCAATATAAAGATTATTACAGAAATATCTCACATTCCCTTTTCGTACTAAGTGTTCAAAACACACCTTGAGTCAGACTGGTCAGTAGCACACATGGCAAGTGGCTGCACCCTTGGACAGTGAGGATTAAGCTCTGGGAGGTGTGAAGGAATCATGGTAGAAATTCTCACAGGCCTGCACCTGGCTTTAGCTCCCTCCCCAAGGTAGCCAATGGCGGGCCCATTCCCTGTGCTCCTCTGGGGGTCCTGCCTTTACCTCCTGCCTGGGTTATCTCAGGCTGGGTGCTGAAGAATGACACCCCCCCTCAGGAACTAGACCACTCAGCAGGGGAAGATGCAGGGATGGCTGGGACAGCAGCACAATCGGGAAGACAGAAACAGAGTGAGGTTGCTGTCTGTCACATCTCACCAGCTTTGGGTCCTCGGTGGGTCAggaggcaggggttgggggtgagatGTCTGGGCGAGAAGCTGAGACATCCTCAGCAGGATGTCGCCTATTCCTAGTACTGAAAATTGGGCTTTGGGTGGGGGGAGTTGGGGTTTTGATTTGGCTTATTGTTTTTGTCTCTACAAGCCCCACATTTTCCCACTCATGAGATTTTGGGGTCTGAGAAAGGTAGAtgatgaaataaacaaaactgatttCTAGAAGTTTCCCTTCTACCTACACCACCACCCACTCACTCCTGGCTTTGTTATTTCCAAAACTCCCCTCACACTGCGCAGCTCCCTGAGAACAGCAGGACCCTTCCCAAAGAATGTGCTTGCAACTGCATCACCTCCTCAAAGACAGGGTGTCCAGAGCCacaccctgcccctcccaccagaGGTCAGTGCCTATTGAAGGAGGAAGCTCAGGTGGTAAAGGAAGCATCTAGGGAAAGACAAGGCCTTTAGGAGGCCGCTTAGCCACACCATGGACTCAAAAGTTCTATCCTTTTCGAAGAGAAGTGGGACGATTTGAACAGGGAGCAGGGGTAGTCGGGAGGAATCAAGGGGACCCAGCTCTggggaagagaaaattaaaatgaaacaagtcACCTCGCAAACCCCTCATCAGACCCAGACCACCGAGCCCAGCCAAGACACTAAGGTCCTATAGAGCTGGCTCCCTTGCAGGCTTCCCACTGATCAGCCAAGAGACCTCTGTGCCTTGTGTATAAAGCAAAAGGCACTCTCTCGGGCCatgaggaggaaaggagaaaacaataCTGGGTCCCCCTGAGCAGAGGGCCAGGCTCCCACAGTCTGTGAGAGCACCATACtgagtgtctttttcttttttatactccTTTCCCTCAGCGTTCCAGTGGCCAAGGGCCTTGACCCAATGTACCTAACATTTGTCAAAAAGCATTTGCCCCTGAGGCAGTGTGGTGTCATGAGAGCCTAGAATCAGTCTCTCGGCTCAGATCCTGGTAGTCCTGTTAAAGGCTTCCTGAACTTCAGACAAGCTATTTCAGTTCTCTGAGCCTAGGCCACCTTAGGGATAAAATGGGGTACTAGCACCCGTCCCCAAATTGTTGGgttaaataaacttaatttgAAGTGCTTGGCTGGTGAGGGTCCGaaatgtccactttttttttcttttttttttagattttgtatttattcattcatgacagacacagagagagagagagaggcagagacacaggcagagggagaagcaggctccacgcagggagcccaacacgggactccatcctgggtccccagaatcatgcccctggctgaaggcggtgctaaaccgctgagccaccgggctgccccgaAATGTCCGCTTTTTATGTGCAAGATGCCAGCTCCGAAATGACCATTTTGCCAGAGtgcccctccctgtctccctgacACTAGAGTTTAAATTTATGGTGTCACCATCACTCTCTCACCATTTTGCAGAAAATCATTGTAGTGAAACATCTTTGCtcaacacacacagaaaagtgtTGGATTCAGCAGCACCCAGCGCTCCTAACATTCCTAGCACCTCCAAGCCTCAAGCGTCTCCCTTTGCTCTGTGTGCTTGTCCCACTTCCCTGCCCCAACACATCAGAATGTGACACTGGATTAGAATGAAAGAGAGGAGTGACCCACCCAGGAGTCAGGAGAGAGGTCGGAGGGCCCAGGCGGGGGCTTTGCACTATGGGGCCTCGGGGCCAGCCCCTCACATGGCTGGTgttcatctttgaaataaaaggTTGAGACTAGAGGTCCTTCCAGATCTGATAGTAAATGATTTGTAAAGGCacttgagaaggaaagaaaatccccACTGCAAGCTGCATGGTATTGGACCTACGGTAAAGAGCACCCACCTCCTTTCTATGAGCTTTCTCCCACCACTTAGAAATTGgcagattgggatccctgggtggcgcagcggtttggcgcctgcctttggcccagggcgcgatcctggagacccgggatcgaatcccacatcgggctcccagtgcatggagcctgcttctccctctgcctgtgtctctctgcttctctctctctctgtgactatcatgaataaataaataaaatctttaaaaaaaaaaaaaagaaattggcagATTGGCTGAGGGGTTGGTCTTCTCAAGGGTTTGGGGACTCTGGCTTCAGCTCAAGGTGTTCGGCCAGGGGGAGCCATGTCCACTGCACAATTTCCTGGGCATGCTGTCCCCTTTAATTCTCATGACAACCCCAAGCAGGAACTGagagtcatttttatttcagcagatgtaggaaactgaggcacagaaaagtgaTAGGCCCAAGTCACACAGTGGTTAATCAGGGCTGCTGGGGCTCTGTTCAGGACCACATGGGTGCAGAGCCCCTCTATTTCCTGGACGCCAAAACAACCCCCTGCCCATGCCCTCAGATAGGTATGAGAGTTGAGGAAACACCTAGAAAGTTCTATTGCTCTGTAACCTTGGAGCCCTGCAGCAACCCAGGGAGCAATCATAGGGCCTTTAGTACCTGGATGGAAAACATGAGATTTTAACTTTTGTCTGGAAATCTACACACTGTTTACCTGGCTAAGAAATGTGTCTTACTTGCTTCCTGTAGTTGATGTCCTTCCCACCACAGCCCAGCCCACCAGGAAGACCACACCCAAGAAGAGAGTGTGCCGGTTCCCCATCCAAGTGACCCAAAAGGGTGAGTTCTCCCATCCTCCTGGACCCTCAGAAGCATAGCAGGatgtcttccttccctccctccttccattcttccttccattcttcatccttccttccttccttccatctattCTCTCTTCTGTCCATCCTTTGctccatccatcctttcatccaatcttccttccttccatccttccatcctgaACATCCTTTCTTCCACCTTtctatccttctttccttccttcagccCTTCCCATGTGTGGACTCCAGCCTGTTTCTCTGGCAAGCTGGGGCCAGAAAGGAAGTTGAGGGTGACCACAGTGCTGCTGTTCAacagctcacagtctagtgggggACACGCTCACACAAATCATCACAAGGCGAAACCTAAAGGAAGGTATGTCCACCCAAAAACCTGCACACCAGTGttcttagcagcattatttataatcacccgaaagtagaaacaactcaaaagtCCACCAACTAATGAAAAGATCCACTAAATATGgaacatccatacaatggaatattatttgcccATAAAAACAGTGAATTACTGATATgagctacaatatggatgaaccttgaaaatattacacagtgaaagaagccagacacaaaagatcatGTATTATGTGAGCCCATTGgtaagaaatgtccagaatatgatatttcatagagatagaaagtagattcaTGGTTGCCTAAAACAGGGGTGGAGGGGGTTAGAAAGGAATGGGGAGTGATTGTTAAGAGATGCAGTATTTTTAGAGGGGGtgagatgaaaatattctaaaactagaTTGTGGTGATTGTTAGTTGCACAATTCTGtgcatatactaaaaaccattcaATTATGTAGTTGGAGCAGGTGACAAGCCACCACATTAGAGCTGACTTATGCTACCTGGGGTTGTTTGGTCTTAAATACTTAAAGTAACAGAGAGAGCCTTAGGAGAGGCATATAATGGGATTCAGGGGATGAGAGCAGGAAGCTACCCCATGAGGTCACagtaaaaaaagataatcagaaCCCATATGCCATAGGGCAAAGTCTTAGGGACCATAAAAGTGGAGATAGAATGACCTCATTTGATAAAGTATGTATGCCCCACAACTTTGCCTATAGGATTTCAGGTAGGTtgcaaca
This genomic stretch from Canis lupus dingo isolate Sandy chromosome 17, ASM325472v2, whole genome shotgun sequence harbors:
- the CD8B gene encoding T-cell surface glycoprotein CD8 beta chain, coding for MQPGLWLLLAAQLAALRGSSVLQQVPVSIMVQTNQMVTMSCEVRTSPTSTRIYWLRQRQAPSPDSHHEFLAFWDPKKGIVYDQMAEQEKLTVFPGTTRSILNLTRLNPTDSGVYFCMTIGNPQLTFGKGTRLTVVDVLPTTAQPTRKTTPKKRVCRFPIQVTQKAPSCGPLTLSLLVAGVLVLLVSLGVAIHLHRLRRRARLRLLQQFYK